The genomic interval AACAGGGCAAAAAATATACGCAGAGAGTCACTGTTAACCTGTTTTGCAAACTGTGCTCCGAACCATCCACCCAGAACTATCCCTGGAACCAATAACCAGAACAGATCCCAGCGCACTGCCCCTCTCCTGTCGTGGGCAGAGACTGAGGAGATAGAGGTGATGACAATGGTTGCCAATGAGGTGCCGATGGCCAGATGCATCAACCATGGAGATGAACCCAGCTGCTGCTGAAAGATCCATAACAGAAACGGCACAATAACCAGGCCACCGCCTACTCCGAGGAGGCCGGCCAAGAGACCTGCAAAAGCACCAACCAGGAGATAGAGAGCTATTGATTCCATCGTCAGAGATTATCAAACTACGGAACGGTTTGGATAGAACTCAGTATGTTGCTCTCCCGAGAGAGCCGTTAAGAAAGCTCTGATTAAGTCACTTCGTGACCCAATCAGATCTCCCTTACAAATTATTCTATGGGGGAAGGGTTATGGTTCAGTATGTTACAACAACACCTGTTGAGCCCTTCCCCCAAACCCCCATTCCATTACGCTTTTTCAGATGGAATGGACACCGCCCTCCCTTAATCGGCATCAAAGTGCCATAGTTGGGTTGTTACACATCAACTAAATAGAGAGGACGGTATCCATGAAAGAGATTAACGTAATAGGTTTGGATTTGGCAAAAGATGTTTTCCAGGTACACGGCATTGATAGTGATGGAGAAGTTGTGACTCGCGTCAAGTGGATAGCCCGTTTGCTGTTAAAAGAGATTAAACCTGAATTCCCCCCCTCTTGTGCGCTAACCCCTCACTCCGCCGACTATTAACCACTACAATCTTAGCACGGGATAACGCATTAAAATCGGTTGCTGAAGCTGCAGTATAGGCCCCCATCTGATGCCCTACCACCAGGTCTCCCAGCTCCATCTTCGGTAGCTCAATCGCCTGCTCTACCACATCGATACTGTCACAGGTAGGGCCCGCCAATACACTTTCACGATGCGGCCCTTCACGGAACACCTCGACCGGATAGTCGGCATGGTCAAACAATTTGCCACTCCAGGAGCCGTAGACCCCATCATCCAGGTAGTACCAGGGGCGGCCATCACGCTCACTCTTGCCCACCACCGAGGTGATGACGGAGACTGCCGGGGCCACCAGATAACGGCCCGGCTCGGCAACCTTGCGTACACGCTGTGGCAACTTGTCGAGTGCCTGACGAATCGGCGCACAGAAATCCTCGATCTCCGGTACAGCATGCCGGTACTCCACCGGGAACCCGCCGCCCATATCGAGCAGGTTGATCTCGTTAAATCCCATTGCCCACGCCCGCTCCATCAGTGCATGGGTGGTCTCAATGGCTGCCACATGGCTATCGGGCTGCCCCGATTGAGAGCCAACATGGAAAGAGAAACCCTTGATGCGAATCCCCTTGCGGCGCGCCAACTGCAACAACTCCACTGCCTCCTCCGGGGAGCAACCAAATTTGCTGGAGAGGTCGACCACCGCACTCTTACCCTGGAAACGTATACGGATCAGCAGACCGACCCGGTTGTGGTAGCGCCGGAACTTCCTCAGCTCCTCTCTGTTGTCGACCACAAAGGTGGTAGTGCCGTAGCGTAGCGCAGCACGGATCTCACTATCCTTCTTGATGGGGTGGGTATGGATGGTGGCACGAGGAGATAGTCCACTCTGGCGCGCCAGTGCCACCTCACCACTGCTGGCGATATCGAGACCAACCCCTTCGGAGACCAGTGCAGCGATCACCTCAGCGCGAGGCAGCGCCTTGATCGCATAGAACAACTCTACTCCAGGCAGTGCAGCGGATAGCTGACGAACCTGTCGACGCAGTTGGGCCTCATCCACCACAAACAGTGGAGAACCATACCGGGTAACCAGCTGACGATACTGCGCCTCCTGCTCTGAAGCGGGCAGACTGCTCCAAGGATAGAGCGGTACGATATTATCGTTCATCAAATCACTCCTCATCCAGTGCCTCAGCAATCGCTTTCTGCAGATACTGCGGCAGAGCAAACGCAGCCTGATGGATCGCAGGATTGTAGTAGCGGGTCTCGATCCCCGCCTGTTCAAAGCGGGTCTGCAGTGTAGTCAGATCCACACTGCGCAGTGCCGTGTTATCGGTGGCCCAGGCAAAGGTCATGATCCCCCCCACATAGGTCGGCACTGCCGCACTGTAGAAAGTGCTGTCGGCAAATAGTGATCGCAGACGACGTGCCGTATCCTGCACCTCATCCAGCTGCATGAAGGCGACCCCGTTCTGGGTCACCAGAATACCGCCTGGGGCCAGACGTGCCTTACAGGCACTGTAGAAGTCCTGGGTAAAGAGGCTCTCTCCCGGTCCAATCGGATCGGTGGAGTCGGAGATGATCACATCAAACTGCCGATCACTGTTGCTGGCGTAGTTCATCCCATCATCGATCACCAGCTCAAAGCGTGGGTCATCAAAAGCCCCGGCGGAGTGGTTCGGCAGGTGCTCAATACTCAT from Candidatus Thiopontia autotrophica carries:
- a CDS encoding type III PLP-dependent enzyme: MNDNIVPLYPWSSLPASEQEAQYRQLVTRYGSPLFVVDEAQLRRQVRQLSAALPGVELFYAIKALPRAEVIAALVSEGVGLDIASSGEVALARQSGLSPRATIHTHPIKKDSEIRAALRYGTTTFVVDNREELRKFRRYHNRVGLLIRIRFQGKSAVVDLSSKFGCSPEEAVELLQLARRKGIRIKGFSFHVGSQSGQPDSHVAAIETTHALMERAWAMGFNEINLLDMGGGFPVEYRHAVPEIEDFCAPIRQALDKLPQRVRKVAEPGRYLVAPAVSVITSVVGKSERDGRPWYYLDDGVYGSWSGKLFDHADYPVEVFREGPHRESVLAGPTCDSIDVVEQAIELPKMELGDLVVGHQMGAYTAASATDFNALSRAKIVVVNSRRSEGLAHKRGGIQV
- the speE gene encoding polyamine aminopropyltransferase, translating into MSNQHTFEETLYDSYWQGFEVGEVYFEHGTGQQQLKIFHNPRFGRVMVLDGVVQTTEADEFIYHEMLAHVPLLAHGNAKRVLIIGGGDGGILREVCRHQSIEQITQVEIDRAVVEMSIEHLPNHSAGAFDDPRFELVIDDGMNYASNSDRQFDVIISDSTDPIGPGESLFTQDFYSACKARLAPGGILVTQNGVAFMQLDEVQDTARRLRSLFADSTFYSAAVPTYVGGIMTFAWATDNTALRSVDLTTLQTRFEQAGIETRYYNPAIHQAAFALPQYLQKAIAEALDEE